One genomic window of bacterium includes the following:
- a CDS encoding cytoplasmic protein, giving the protein MKEGKPYFKAMGLVQTPSGNKRAASSRTDTGLSASELYCPKCKAAMPVRERLLLILPDGELHEYLCVHCGSSLGERTTRQERKVRILLAS; this is encoded by the coding sequence ATGAAGGAAGGAAAGCCTTATTTCAAAGCAATGGGTCTCGTGCAGACTCCTTCAGGAAACAAAAGGGCTGCCTCATCTCGAACCGATACAGGGCTTTCGGCCTCGGAGTTGTATTGCCCCAAGTGCAAAGCAGCCATGCCCGTAAGAGAGAGGCTTCTACTGATTCTACCGGACGGAGAGTTACATGAATACCTCTGTGTGCATTGCGGAAGCTCCTTGGGTGAGAGAACCACTCGTCAGGAGCGCAAGGTTAGAATACTGCTGGCATCTTGA
- a CDS encoding L,D-transpeptidase family protein, translating into MRKIFFCYLAWLFLLGNSSASATGAYKYQLPSNSVSPQNWETVIGVVRGHTVQEGETFLDIARNYGLGFNEMEILYPTIDPWIPRVGTRLLIPTQWVLPPTEKQGIVINVPEMRLYLFYPKTQMVRTYPIGIGDVDFETPLGTYHVVSRQVNPSWTVPKSLREKYGVSFMPPGPENPLGSRWLGLSRKGYGIHGTDFPWSVGRLVTHGCIRLYPEHMEHLFNQVEVKTLVEIIYEPVKVGFKGGDIYLEVHPDPYKKIKNLREHARKLIQHMGIVALVSTSDLEAVLDHTNGVPVKIGSLKYKDPNITLKTTPIKTVTGQKKN; encoded by the coding sequence TTGAGAAAGATATTTTTTTGTTACTTGGCTTGGCTATTTCTTCTGGGGAATTCCTCTGCCAGCGCCACTGGAGCCTATAAATATCAGTTGCCTTCCAATTCAGTATCGCCTCAAAACTGGGAAACTGTGATCGGGGTGGTCCGAGGCCACACAGTCCAAGAAGGAGAGACTTTTCTTGATATAGCCAGGAATTACGGGCTTGGCTTCAATGAGATGGAAATCCTTTACCCCACTATAGATCCCTGGATCCCTAGGGTGGGAACCAGGCTATTGATTCCTACCCAGTGGGTCCTTCCTCCCACGGAAAAGCAGGGAATAGTCATAAACGTTCCAGAGATGAGACTCTATCTGTTTTACCCCAAGACACAAATGGTGCGCACTTATCCCATAGGCATTGGAGATGTGGATTTTGAAACCCCTTTGGGCACGTATCATGTTGTGTCCAGGCAGGTTAACCCGTCTTGGACAGTGCCCAAGTCCTTGAGAGAAAAATATGGTGTTTCTTTCATGCCCCCCGGGCCCGAAAACCCCCTGGGCAGCCGCTGGCTGGGGCTTTCCAGAAAAGGATACGGTATCCACGGAACAGATTTTCCATGGTCAGTGGGAAGATTGGTTACCCACGGCTGCATACGTCTCTATCCAGAGCACATGGAGCACTTGTTCAACCAGGTGGAGGTGAAGACTCTGGTGGAGATAATCTACGAGCCCGTCAAGGTAGGGTTCAAAGGCGGAGATATATATTTGGAGGTGCACCCTGACCCGTATAAGAAAATAAAAAACTTAAGAGAGCATGCCCGCAAGCTCATTCAACACATGGGAATAGTGGCTCTCGTCTCCACCAGCGACCTAGAGGCGGTCCTGGACCACACAAATGGTGTACCCGTCAAGATTGGATCTCTAAAGTACAAAGACCCAAATATCACACTCAAGACCACTCCAATCAAAACCGTGACAGGACAAAAGAAGAACTGA
- a CDS encoding cyclophilin-like fold protein, which produces MESKDKDARAVRIFVGSEVFSGQLNRTSTGSALWERLPVSGQASRWGDELYFYLPWELPQGDQQDVVEPGTLAYWPMGPALCIFWGPTPVSRAGECRAYSPVCPVGRITSDLSLLSQVKETLVRLERA; this is translated from the coding sequence GTGGAATCCAAAGATAAAGATGCAAGGGCTGTTCGTATATTTGTGGGTTCTGAGGTCTTTAGCGGGCAGCTGAACCGTACTTCAACGGGCTCGGCCCTCTGGGAGAGATTGCCGGTTTCCGGCCAGGCGAGTCGCTGGGGTGATGAGCTATATTTCTACCTTCCTTGGGAATTGCCACAGGGGGATCAGCAGGATGTGGTAGAACCCGGAACCCTAGCGTACTGGCCCATGGGACCTGCCTTGTGCATATTTTGGGGGCCCACTCCCGTGAGCCGCGCTGGTGAATGTCGGGCTTATAGTCCTGTGTGTCCGGTGGGGCGGATCACCTCAGATTTGTCGCTACTGTCCCAGGTAAAAGAAACATTGGTTCGGCTGGAGCGGGCTTGA
- a CDS encoding MucR family transcriptional regulator, with product MAERNLLEMTVEILKAQASHAQMSADDMTDAIKKLYKSLRWVQAQEEKTLKTEEVPAVSGLASIKRSKVICLECGREFRQLSAKHLQTHNLTPKEYKKKHSIPMRQSLSSKTLSAKRREIAKAKGLGERLAKAKKAKK from the coding sequence ATGGCTGAGAGAAACCTCTTGGAGATGACCGTGGAAATATTGAAAGCTCAGGCTTCCCATGCCCAGATGAGCGCCGACGATATGACAGATGCCATAAAAAAGCTTTACAAGTCCCTCAGATGGGTTCAGGCGCAAGAAGAAAAGACATTGAAAACAGAAGAAGTTCCAGCAGTGTCGGGATTGGCTTCAATAAAGCGAAGCAAAGTGATCTGCCTGGAATGCGGAAGGGAATTTCGACAACTGTCCGCCAAGCACCTTCAAACCCACAATCTGACTCCCAAGGAATACAAGAAAAAGCACTCCATTCCCATGCGCCAGAGTCTTAGTTCCAAAACTCTTTCTGCAAAGAGGCGTGAGATTGCCAAAGCAAAAGGCCTTGGAGAAAGGCTTGCCAAAGCCAAGAAGGCCAAGAAGTAG
- a CDS encoding CBS domain-containing protein: protein MKVADVMTRNPRVIDPEAPIRQALRLLREGGFRRLPVVQDKELVGIISERDLRQAMNTPVLLHERKQDDYILDNVKVGTCMSSQVYTLSPEDSLSKAAALMKEKKVGGCPVIHRGELVGIITESDLLDYLVRSIEAGRLL from the coding sequence ATGAAGGTGGCCGATGTGATGACCAGGAATCCTCGAGTCATTGATCCTGAGGCGCCCATTCGCCAGGCCTTACGCCTTCTTCGGGAAGGCGGTTTTCGCAGGCTTCCTGTAGTGCAGGATAAAGAGCTGGTGGGTATTATAAGTGAGAGGGATCTCAGGCAGGCCATGAACACTCCAGTATTGCTCCATGAGAGAAAGCAGGATGATTATATATTGGATAATGTCAAGGTCGGCACCTGTATGAGTAGCCAGGTCTACACATTGAGCCCGGAGGACTCCCTGAGCAAGGCAGCAGCTCTCATGAAAGAGAAAAAGGTTGGGGGATGTCCTGTAATCCATAGGGGTGAACTGGTAGGGATCATAACTGAATCCGACCTGCTGGATTACCTGGTTCGATCCATTGAGGCAGGAAGGTTGTTGTGA
- a CDS encoding S41 family peptidase, with product MRRKSIMSIKVLLLVLLAFGAGVLASGDGLRRVLALPKENPDRYEKLKIFTDVLAYVERNYVEKVGTEKLIYGAIQGMLQSLDPHSSFMSSDVFKELQVETKGSFEGLGIEITVRDGVLTVVSPIDDTPAFRAGLKAADQILRIDGELTKDMPLMEAIKRLRGPKGTKVTLTIMRKGWTEPKEFQITRDVIPIASVKYEKLQDNLGYIRIKSFQESTAQDLEKALRDLEGVPGGLRGLLLDLRNNPGGLLPQAIEVADKFIGEGLIVYTEGRQERKEYRAHQEGTRSNFPMVVLVNGGSASASEIVAGALQDHRRALLLGSPTFGKGSVQSIYGPLEDGSGLRLTVALYYTPKGRNIQAKGIVPDVRVEEDEWEYKPSGKRVVREKDLSRHLETTKEKEDKSAKEAEGGLAEEHLKDIQFLRGLELLKGLTLFQSTGAARSP from the coding sequence GTGAGACGCAAGAGCATAATGAGCATTAAGGTTTTGCTTTTGGTGCTCCTTGCCTTTGGGGCAGGAGTTCTGGCCAGTGGGGATGGGCTCAGGCGGGTCTTGGCTCTGCCCAAAGAGAATCCTGACCGATACGAAAAGCTCAAGATATTCACGGACGTGTTGGCCTACGTGGAGCGCAACTATGTGGAAAAGGTGGGCACTGAAAAGCTCATATACGGTGCCATCCAGGGAATGTTGCAATCCTTGGATCCCCATTCCTCTTTCATGAGCTCAGACGTATTCAAGGAGCTACAGGTCGAGACCAAAGGAAGTTTCGAGGGGCTTGGAATCGAGATAACAGTGCGTGATGGAGTCCTCACGGTGGTCTCTCCCATAGATGACACCCCGGCCTTCAGGGCTGGTCTCAAGGCAGCAGACCAGATATTGAGGATCGATGGTGAACTCACCAAGGACATGCCCCTCATGGAAGCCATAAAACGTCTGAGAGGCCCCAAAGGGACCAAAGTAACATTGACCATAATGCGAAAGGGCTGGACTGAACCCAAGGAGTTTCAAATTACCAGAGACGTGATCCCCATAGCCAGCGTCAAGTACGAGAAACTGCAGGACAACCTGGGCTACATCCGGATCAAGAGCTTCCAGGAAAGCACCGCCCAGGACTTGGAGAAGGCCCTGCGCGATTTGGAGGGAGTGCCCGGAGGATTGAGGGGGTTGCTCCTGGACCTGAGAAACAACCCCGGAGGCCTACTGCCCCAAGCCATAGAAGTGGCGGATAAGTTCATAGGCGAAGGGCTCATCGTGTACACAGAGGGACGTCAGGAGCGCAAGGAGTATAGGGCTCACCAGGAAGGCACTCGCTCCAACTTCCCAATGGTTGTCTTGGTAAACGGTGGCAGTGCCAGCGCTTCCGAGATAGTGGCCGGTGCCCTCCAGGATCATAGAAGAGCCCTTTTGTTGGGAAGTCCCACCTTTGGCAAAGGATCTGTTCAGTCCATTTACGGCCCACTGGAAGACGGCTCAGGACTCAGGCTGACTGTGGCTCTTTACTACACTCCCAAAGGCCGCAACATCCAGGCCAAAGGCATAGTACCGGATGTGCGTGTTGAGGAGGATGAGTGGGAGTACAAGCCCTCAGGCAAGAGGGTAGTCAGGGAGAAAGATCTGAGTCGCCACCTGGAGACAACTAAGGAGAAGGAGGATAAGTCTGCCAAGGAAGCAGAAGGTGGGCTGGCAGAAGAGCATCTGAAGGACATACAGTTCTTGAGAGGGTTGGAGCTGCTCAAGGGCCTGACCCTTTTTCAGAGCACTGGGGCTGCTCGTTCCCCTTGA
- a CDS encoding divergent polysaccharide deacetylase family protein: MPVRNLFLMAFLAGLGVLGGIWLSPHRSGKPVGMVKAPVPSLDSGSGLGDWAWINARLKVLWEDLGIPQENIVSIGSDSSTQMLPANLEVRLPKNVSLGSASRALEALARDPAARLEIRWEKEENTARTAVINLNGSKALTILLLEEPAPMAQGLGREPKIAIIMDDVGQDQRAFRQLMELGIPLTLSILPAGAQAQEMAREANSRGLEVMLHIPMEPKDYPSRKPGPHALMVSMDGQQIARLIQYQLELFPQASGANNHMGSKLTEDLQHMSTLMDVLAKRSMYFVDSLTSPHSVAYSVATQKGLKAYRRDVFLDNIKNPEGIREQFQVAMSLAKKKGHALAICHPYPETLALLPELYRSCLAQGIRWVKVSELSGEFLGQSAPLASRKPP, translated from the coding sequence TTGCCTGTCAGAAACCTTTTCTTGATGGCGTTTTTGGCAGGCCTGGGCGTCTTGGGAGGTATCTGGCTTTCCCCCCATAGGTCAGGCAAACCCGTTGGTATGGTCAAGGCCCCAGTGCCTAGCCTGGATTCGGGTTCTGGGCTCGGGGATTGGGCATGGATAAATGCCAGACTGAAAGTTCTATGGGAGGACTTGGGAATTCCCCAAGAAAATATTGTCTCCATAGGGTCTGATTCCTCAACCCAGATGCTGCCTGCCAACCTGGAAGTCAGGCTCCCCAAAAATGTTTCTCTGGGCTCGGCCAGCAGGGCTCTTGAGGCTTTGGCAAGAGATCCTGCAGCTAGGCTTGAGATCCGCTGGGAAAAGGAAGAAAACACAGCCCGAACGGCAGTCATAAACCTCAACGGTTCCAAGGCCCTCACCATCTTACTATTGGAGGAGCCTGCACCCATGGCCCAGGGACTTGGAAGGGAGCCCAAGATAGCCATCATCATGGATGATGTGGGTCAAGACCAACGGGCTTTCAGGCAATTGATGGAGCTGGGAATACCCCTTACCTTGTCCATTCTCCCAGCGGGGGCACAGGCTCAGGAAATGGCCAGGGAGGCCAATTCCAGGGGATTGGAAGTGATGTTACACATACCTATGGAACCCAAGGACTATCCCTCCCGTAAACCAGGACCTCATGCCCTCATGGTCTCCATGGATGGTCAGCAAATCGCCAGGTTGATCCAATACCAGCTGGAGCTGTTCCCACAGGCCTCGGGAGCCAACAACCATATGGGCTCAAAGCTGACAGAGGACCTTCAACATATGTCCACCTTGATGGATGTGCTGGCCAAGAGGTCCATGTACTTCGTGGACAGCCTTACCAGCCCGCACTCCGTGGCCTATAGCGTGGCCACCCAAAAGGGATTGAAGGCTTACAGAAGAGACGTGTTCCTAGACAACATCAAGAACCCCGAAGGAATAAGGGAACAGTTCCAAGTTGCCATGAGCTTGGCCAAGAAAAAGGGGCATGCCCTGGCCATATGCCATCCTTATCCAGAAACCCTGGCCTTGCTCCCGGAACTGTACAGGTCCTGCCTGGCCCAGGGGATCCGTTGGGTCAAGGTATCCGAGCTTTCGGGGGAATTCCTGGGGCAGAGTGCTCCATTGGCCTCCAGGAAACCACCGTGA
- a CDS encoding amidohydrolase family protein: MSESPARRTYKIVDCHVHVFPEEFCRQREKLCLKDPGFASIYGDPRAKMATAREILEQMEQLGTQATVLFGFPWRDQGLCRFHNDYILELSNSGGKKLVGLGCISPALGRKGFKEAARCMEMGLKGIGEIALYDAKASLFNHFFMSLAELLVWHSAPLVLHVTESVGHTYPGKDRTDLRELYRWVVAHQELDMVLAHWGGGILFYELMPEVRSAFQRIRYDTAASPFLYTPKIYKVAIDILGPTKVMFGSDFPLIRPARYIKDLEAVGIPKKALRRILGENAARLWKIPLTDRKEAP, encoded by the coding sequence ATGTCAGAGTCACCAGCCAGAAGAACTTACAAGATAGTGGACTGTCACGTACATGTTTTTCCAGAGGAGTTTTGCAGGCAGAGGGAGAAGCTATGCCTCAAGGACCCAGGATTTGCATCCATCTATGGAGATCCCAGGGCCAAGATGGCAACTGCCCGGGAAATCCTAGAGCAGATGGAGCAGCTCGGGACGCAGGCAACAGTGCTATTCGGATTCCCCTGGCGGGATCAAGGCCTTTGTAGATTCCACAACGACTACATCCTGGAACTGTCCAATTCTGGTGGGAAGAAACTCGTGGGGCTGGGCTGCATTTCCCCTGCTTTGGGCCGCAAAGGCTTTAAGGAGGCGGCCAGGTGCATGGAAATGGGTCTTAAAGGCATCGGAGAGATAGCCCTTTACGATGCAAAGGCCTCCCTTTTCAATCACTTCTTTATGTCCCTGGCCGAACTCCTGGTATGGCACTCTGCCCCCTTGGTGTTACACGTTACAGAAAGCGTGGGGCACACTTACCCTGGGAAGGACCGCACAGACTTAAGAGAGCTTTACCGCTGGGTGGTTGCACATCAGGAGTTGGATATGGTGTTGGCCCATTGGGGGGGCGGCATTCTTTTTTACGAACTCATGCCCGAAGTCAGAAGCGCATTCCAGAGGATACGTTACGACACCGCGGCATCCCCCTTTCTGTACACTCCAAAAATCTACAAGGTGGCCATTGACATACTGGGACCAACCAAGGTGATGTTTGGAAGCGATTTTCCCCTGATACGGCCGGCTCGCTATATCAAGGATTTGGAAGCTGTGGGGATTCCCAAGAAGGCCCTTAGGCGCATCTTGGGAGAAAACGCTGCCAGACTCTGGAAAATTCCCCTCACAGACAGAAAGGAGGCGCCATGA
- the eno gene encoding phosphopyruvate hydratase, with amino-acid sequence MSTIVEIRGREILDSRGNPTLEVEVALETGEIGRASVPSGASTGKHEALELRDGDPKRYSGKGVLKAVESVNGAIAEELVGRDALDQSGIDRALIDLDGTENKSSLGANAMLGASLACARAAADYCGLPLYRYIGGVAATLLPVPMMNVLNGGAHADNGLDIQEFMIVPLGADCFREALRMGAEVFQKLKGVLKAKGLSTAVGDEGGFAPLVSSHWEALDAILEAIEKSGYTPGDHVALALDPAASGFFEKGKYVLMSEGGRSLGSEEMVSMYEEMVSRYPIVSIEDGLAEEDWEGWQILTKRLGDKIQIVGDDIFVTNVKRITEGIRKKVANSVLIKLNQIGTLTETLQAIEKAHRAGYTTVVSHRSGETEDTTIADLAVAARTGMIKTGSLSRSERIAKYNRLLRIEEELGTTAEFPGKNAFAGAR; translated from the coding sequence ATGAGCACAATAGTAGAGATCAGAGGCAGGGAAATCCTGGATTCCAGAGGGAATCCCACCCTGGAAGTTGAGGTGGCATTGGAAACAGGAGAGATAGGTAGAGCATCTGTTCCTTCCGGGGCCTCTACGGGCAAACACGAAGCTTTGGAGTTGAGAGATGGGGATCCCAAGCGCTATTCGGGCAAGGGAGTGCTTAAGGCCGTGGAAAGTGTAAATGGTGCCATAGCAGAGGAGCTGGTGGGCAGAGACGCCCTCGACCAGAGTGGTATTGACCGGGCCCTCATAGACCTGGATGGAACGGAAAACAAGTCCTCTTTGGGGGCCAACGCCATGTTGGGAGCCTCTTTGGCTTGTGCCAGGGCTGCAGCTGATTATTGTGGTTTGCCCTTGTACAGATACATAGGGGGTGTTGCTGCCACCCTGCTTCCGGTCCCCATGATGAACGTACTCAACGGGGGTGCCCACGCGGACAACGGATTGGACATCCAGGAATTCATGATCGTACCTTTGGGAGCAGACTGTTTCAGAGAGGCCTTGCGCATGGGGGCTGAGGTCTTCCAGAAACTAAAGGGCGTGCTCAAGGCAAAGGGACTCAGCACCGCAGTGGGGGATGAGGGCGGATTTGCGCCTTTGGTTTCGAGCCATTGGGAGGCTCTGGATGCCATTTTGGAGGCCATTGAAAAGTCGGGTTATACCCCAGGGGATCATGTGGCTCTGGCTCTGGATCCAGCAGCCAGCGGGTTTTTTGAAAAAGGGAAATACGTGCTCATGAGTGAGGGGGGGCGTAGCCTAGGGAGTGAGGAGATGGTATCCATGTACGAGGAAATGGTTTCCCGTTACCCCATTGTTTCTATTGAGGACGGCCTGGCCGAGGAGGACTGGGAAGGGTGGCAAATTTTGACCAAGAGACTGGGGGACAAGATCCAGATCGTGGGAGACGACATCTTTGTGACCAATGTCAAGAGGATAACAGAAGGGATTCGAAAAAAGGTGGCCAATTCGGTCTTGATAAAATTGAACCAGATAGGAACTCTTACCGAGACGCTACAGGCAATAGAAAAGGCCCACAGGGCAGGCTATACCACCGTGGTTTCACATCGCTCCGGAGAGACCGAAGATACCACTATAGCGGATCTGGCTGTGGCTGCGCGCACTGGCATGATAAAGACTGGCTCTTTGAGCCGTTCAGAGCGAATAGCCAAATACAACAGGCTACTTAGAATAGAGGAGGAGCTTGGGACCACCGCAGAATTCCCGGGGAAGAATGCCTTTGCGGGAGCTCGTTGA
- a CDS encoding NifU family protein: MKEIVQKVIDEIRPALQADGGDVSLVDVGEDGVVKVRLTGACGGCPMSQMTLKMGIERRLKEKVPGVTSVISV, encoded by the coding sequence ATGAAAGAAATAGTTCAAAAGGTAATAGACGAGATTCGCCCAGCCCTTCAGGCTGACGGCGGGGATGTTTCTTTGGTGGACGTGGGAGAGGATGGAGTCGTAAAGGTCAGACTTACAGGAGCATGCGGGGGCTGTCCCATGTCACAAATGACCCTGAAAATGGGTATCGAAAGAAGGCTAAAGGAAAAGGTACCCGGGGTTACCTCAGTGATCTCTGTTTGA